GGTGGCAGGACATGATGAAGAGGCGGCCCCGGCCGCGCGCGAGCATCCTCGACCCGTACAAGCCCTACCTGGAGCAACGCTGGGCGGAGACGGGCGGAAAGATCACGGGTCTCACGCTCCTGGCAGAGATCCGCGAACGCGGCTACCGGGGCGGCCACACCGTGCTGGCCGTGTGGAAGCAGGGGCAGCAGAGCCCCGATCAGCCTGCTCCGTCTCCCGCACCGCCCACCGTGCGGGCCGTGGTCGGCTGGCTCACCCGCCACCCTGCCGGCCTCACCCTCGATGAGGAACTGCAGCGCAAGGCTCTCCTGGCCCGCTGCCCCGAACTGGAGACGACCGCCGACCTGGTCCGGTCCTTCGCCGAGATGCTCACCAGCCTGGAAGGCAACCGGCTGCCCGAGTGGATCACCCAGGCGATGACGTCCGGACTGCGCGGGATCAGCACCTTCGCCAACGGCCTGAACAGCGACTACGACGCTGTCGAAGCCGGGCTGACCACCCCGTGGAACTCCGGCCACGTCGAAGGCGCCGTCAACCGCATCAAGATGCTCAAACGACAGATGTTCGGACGCGCCGGCTTCCCACTTCTACGCAAGCGGGTCCTTCTCGCCTGACGCTCCGTAACTCGAGATTGGATCCCGCCTGGTCCCCGGCAGGCCCCGTCTGAGGGGGCACGGCGATGTCAGCCGGGCTTCGTATCTTAATCCGATGACTCGAAACAAGATCGGACAACGGGCCCTCGAAGCGGCGATGGCGGACGCGAGCTTGACAGTCGTCGAGCTCGACGACGCGTCTCGGTGGCTGGCGGCCGCCGGGCCGGAGCTGGCGGGCCCGCTCGCGGCCGAGGTCTGGGTGTTCGACGAGACCTTGTCCCGGGTCGTGCTGGTGAAACATCGGTGGCGTGGCCTGGTCCCGCCCGGTGGGCGGGTGGAACCGGGTGAGACTCCCCGGGAGGCCGCAGGGCGCGAGCTTCTTGAAGAGACCGGCCTTCGGGTGGAACTGCTCCGGGAGCCCGCTCTGGCGACCGTCCGTTCCTATCGGCCTGGCGCTCCGGTGACGTTCGGGCTGTCATACGCGGCAGTCGTCGATGTCGAAGTGCCGCTCGTCCCGGAGGACGGACAGCCGGTGACATGGGTGAGCCTGGAGGAGGAATGGGACAGCTGGTTCCCCGGCGACCCGGCCTGGATGCACCGGCATGCGGCATGGCTCGCGTCGCAGCCCCTCCGATCCTACGGACCGTGACCAGACCACAGAACTTGCGCCAGACCCCAAAACCACCCGTTGAAAACACGGGCGCGGGCCGGCCTGCGCCAACGCCTCAAACGGTCGTCCAGCGCCGAGCAGACGGCCTCGTGGGCCTCTTTGCTGAGGGCAAAGACCCGTTCGACGACCGTGGGAACCTGCATGGCTCGGACCGCGTCCGCGGTGATCTCCGGGCGGATCTGCAGCCGGCCGGTGATGGCGGCTGCTGTCCTCGCCACTCGGCTCGGCCAGGAGCCCCTCGACGCTGTCGCGGTAGACCGCGGCCTCCGCGCCGTAGCGGCAGCCCCGGAAGCGCGAGAGGGGGAACCGCCGTGGCCGGCGGGGCCGCCTCCCGTGGTGTCGCGATCCCTGTCATCACGCATCTCCTCCCTCTCGGCTCAGCCCGGCGCACGCAGAACGGCAACCGAGCTCCGCGCAGGCGCCTCCTCCATCCGGGCAGCGGGGGTGGCGGCCTGAGGATGTCTCGACGGAAAAGCCCCCGGGTTGGCCGTCAGGCCGTCCCAGGGGCTTTCCGTCCAGCAAGCATGCAGGTCAGCCGGCGACCACCCCCGTGGCAAGGCTCGTCGCGGTGCCGGACAGGTGACCGGTCCGGTAGGCCGTCACCCGCAGGGTGATCCGCTTCCCGAGCTGTGCACCGGTCAAGGTGAACGTGGTCCCGGTCGCGCCGGTGATCAGCTTCCCGTCCGCGTACCACCGGTAGGCGTACGAGGTCGGTGCCGGGGTCCACGTCCCGCGGTTCGCGGTGAGCACACTGCCGACCTTGGCCGTTCCCGTGACGGACGGGGCCTTCGTCGGCTTGGGTGCGGCTCCCTTGACCAGCACGGCGGCGCTGGTGGCCTTCGCCGGCGGGTGCCCGGCCTTGCGGGCGGTCACGGCCACGGTGAGCTGCTTGCCCTGGAGCGCCGCCGGCAGCGTGTACGCGGCTGTCGTGGCACCCGCGATCGCTTTCCCGTCCGCCTGCCACTGGTAGGCGTAGGAGTCGGCGACCGGCGACCAGGTGCCGGCCGTTGCCGTCACCGTGCCACCGACGACCGCGGTGCCGGTGATGGTGGGGGCGGCGGTGGAGCGGATCGGAGCGACGACGGTGACCGAGCCCTTGGAGTACTCCGCGCCGAACGCGAACACGCTCACGGACAGCGGACCGAGCGGGGCGTTGGTGAGGTCCAGGGCGACCGTCAGGCGGCGCCGGTCCGGAGTGAGCGCGAGGGTCGTCGAGCGGGCCTTGAAGTTGCCGTTGCGCACCTCGACCGCGGTGTCCTCGCGCAGTGCGCCGCCGGTGACGGTCATGGTGATCTTGCCCTGTCCGACCGTGGACGGACCCACGGTACCGACGCTGCGCGCATGGGGACCGCAGACGACGTCGGAGCACGTCGCTTCGACCTTTACCGGCGTGGAGGCCTGTGCGGGCTTCTCCGGCAGACCGATCACGAGGGTGGTCGGCCGGTAGGCCTTCGGGTAGCCGCTCGGAGGGGAGCAGTCGTAGGTCTGTCCCTCACTGCTGTGCGACCCCCAGCAACCGTTCTTCAGGGTCGACCGGTCGTACATCCAGGGTGTCGGCGTCTGCTCGAAGGTCCCGGCCGGCGTGAACCGCAGGTCGAACCTGTCGCCCGTTGCCGTCGGGAGCACGGCGCAGATCGCCGTCTTCTGCTCGCTGAGGGTGGCGGTCAGCGGCCCGAACCCGTAGCTGACGTTCGGGACCTTGATGCACTCGGGGGCGGGCCCGGCCGCCGTGGCGATGCGCAGTGCGTCCAGCCGGTAGGCGGGTGCCGCGGTCTTGCCCTCCGGGACCTGGACGAGGACCTGGTAACGGGCGGAGCCGGTGGCGGCGCAGCCCGCGGCGAAGTAGTCGCAGGCGACGGCGCCGTTCGACCCGTACACCAGGAGCCGGGCGGAGCCCTGGGCGTCACGGGCGTTCAGGTGCAGGGTGTCCGCGGCATCCGCCGTGGTCACCTGGTGGCACAGGAACGTGCCGGGCTTGGCCGGTACTCCTCCGGTGGACGGGCCGCCCACCGCTGTGGCCGCGGTCGGGACGCAGCCGCGCGCGGTGGCGGTGACGTCGAGGCGGGTCAGGGCGAATTCGGCCGGCACGTTCCGGCCCCGAACGAGGACGGTGTGCGCGGCGTTGGCCGTCAGGTCGCAGGTGGAGAAGGAGCCGTAGGACGCGCTGATGGAGCAGACCAGCTTGCCCTTTTCGTCGAGGACGGTGGCTCGGGCGTCCGAGTCGCCCGAGACCCGCTGGATCTGGAAGAGCTCTTGGGCGGAGTGGTCGTTGGCCGCAATGCTCAGGCAGCCGGCGAAGACCTCCGTACTGGTCTTCACGCTCATCCGGGCCGGCTTCCCGGTGAAGTCGCCAGGCAGGAAGGTGCGGCAGGCGCTCGGCGCGTCGGTGCGGTGCACGACGAGTCGGTAGACGGCGTCCTTGCCATACGGGTCGCTCTTGGAGACGAGGGCACGGTACGGGGCGGTACCGCCCAGGACGCACGTGCCGTCCTCCAGCCCGTCCGCGCAGAAGGTCGCCCCCTTGGCGTCGACGACGGTGATTCCTGCGACGCCGTCGGACAGGACGGCGACGTGGGCACCTCGGGGCAGCGGCAGGTTCAGGCAGTCGACCTCACCGGGGACGGTGAACGTGCCCTTGTAATCGCGCGCGAGGGTGACCCCGCTCTGACAGCCCTCCGTCGACGTACGGGACAGGATGCGTACGGCGACGTCGGTGAGCAGGGTGTACGGGGTGCCGGCGGCGAGCGGGCAGATCTCGCCGTTCACGCAGACGGCGGAGCCGTCCGGTGCGTACACCTCGATGTTGGAGGCCCCGCCCTGAGCATCGATGCCGACGATGCCGTAGGGGCCGGTCGCGGCCGGGGTGAACGTCCTGCAGCCGGTCTGCGGGGCGGCCTGCACGGGCGCGGAGCCGTACGTGGTCGCGGTGACGGGCACGCAGCCCTCGGGGTTCGACAGACGCCTGACCTTCAGGGCGTAAGCGACAGGAAAGTCTCCGCGGCGGACCTCGGCGAGGATGCGGTAGCCGCCCGCCCCTGCGGGCAGGACGCATTCAGCGCTCTCACAGATGCGCTTGCCGCTGCCATCCGTGATCCAGTGCCAGAATTCTCCGTACCCCGCGGTCGGCCGGAGATCGGAGGTAATCCGATCACCGGCGGTGGCGTCGAACGTGTAGCAGAGGATGCGCAGGTTGTCCGCGGCGCGTCCCGTGGTCGGGGCGGAGTCGTAACGGGTGCCGGCGACTGCCGGACACGCGGAATCGGCGGCCATGAGCGGGACCACGGTGACCCGGTTCGTGAAGGTGGCAGTGCTGCTGTTGTAGACCGACAGCGTGTACGTTCCGGCCCCGAGCTCGCACCAGGTGGCATTCCAGGGGTCCCCGCAGCCGACCTGCTCCCCGCCTGAAGTGAGCGAAGGGACGGCTTGCTGTTCGGACAGAACGAGCCGGTGCAGTCCTGGCTTCGTCACGACGACCGTGAAACAGGCCCTGCTCTGAGCCGCGATCGTCGCCCTGCCGACCGCGCTGCCCGGATCCCCGAAGGGTGCGAGCGCGAGCGGCGCGCAGGGTTCAGCGGCAGCACCTGCCGCGGCCGGCCCCTGCTCGGCGGCCTGGTTCGCGCGGACCGGGCTCGCCGGACGCTGCTGCACCGGTTCGGCCTGCGAGGCGCGTGGGGGTACGGGTGCGGGTGCCGCGCTCGTGGGAGCGGTGACCGACGGGGTCGTCGCGGCGAACGCGTTCCCGGCCGGGATGGCGGGCGCCAGCAGGGCCGCCAGCAGAGCGGGTACCAGCAGCCGTTTCGCAGATCTGAATCCTGCGCGCGAACGCGCGGAGTTGAACATTCTGTTCCCCCCAGAAGCGATGTCTCCGATGTGGACGCCCACATGGGCGTCACACTGTACGGTCAGCCTCCGACACGCCTGTCACGGCCACCCACCCCCCCTTGACCAGGCAGAACACCCAAAACCGGCCGAGCCGCCTCCGAGGCCCGTGGGCTTGCTGCGCGCGGCGTCCGTTCAAACCGCAGTCGTCTCCTCAGGGTCACCCCCGACGCACACGACGAGCAGCCAACGATGCCGCGAGCGGGATACGCCGCCCGGCTGTACGGCGGGCCAGCCGCCCACGAGGCCGTCGCGCCGGCACGCGCCGCCGTCGCCGGCGAGCCGGATGATTCGTCCCCTTGGGTGGAAGGACCCTGACAAGATGGAGCATCCCGTGCGTGAGGAGGCCGAGTTGACCAGTCCCGAGGCCAAGGGGCCCAAGCTACCGCCGACCTACCCGCCGAAGACACCGCCCCCGCAGAAGAAGCCGGCCGAGGCACCGCGGCCCCAGCCGGCGGCGAAACCCCAGTCGGAGTCAGAGATCACGGTACGGCGCCCGCGCATGGTCGTACGCAACCGGCGTACGGCTGCCATCGCGCTCCGCGCGGACCAGTGGGCCCCGAGCAAGGCGGTCCGCCAGGTTCTCGACATCGCCCGCGGATGGGGGTATCCGGCCCTGGACGAAGCCGACCTCGACAGCGCGGTACGGACCCTCGTCACGGCCGCCGTCACCGACGGCGGAAAGCGCCTCAGCATCCACCTCGGGGACCAGGGCCACAAGCTGCTCGTCGCCGTCCTCAGTCACACGCCCGGGGCCACGGACGACACCGTGCTGCCCGCCGTCGCGGCGCTGCACACCGTCGACTCGGCAGGCACCGACACCGGTGACGACGGCCGCCGGATGTGGGCCGTCCTGGACGCAGCACCCCGCCGCAGACGGGCCGGAGGCACCGCGGCGTAGGCCGCGCGTCCCCGCATGCGCGGGAAGCAGGTGACGACGTAGCCGTCACGCGCGTCGTACATGGGGTCATCCCCGCGTGCGCGGAAAGCAGGCTCATTGAGCGGCGACTCCATGCAAGTACTGAGCCGGTAGGAGCAGTTTCGCGGAACCCGGCAAACTGCCCACAACAGGCAGAAGCGCGGAAAATCCGAACCAGTTGATGCACGAGTCGGACCTGTCCAGCAGGTCCGGGTCGGTGACCACCACCGTGGCGAAGCAGCCCTTGTCGCCCCACAGCCACATCGTCTGACGAAAGCCGTCGGCGGCGATCATGTCCACGCACTCCAGCCAGCCTCCGGCCGGCCCGCGGAGCTGCGCGCGGCGGCCATCGCCCTGGTTCATCCCTGCATGCGTGGGGACCAGACGGCAGCGATCCCCCTCGACCTGCTCGACCGCGGGTCATCCCCGCGGGCGCGGGGAGCGCCCTCCCCGGCCTTCGGGCTCACCCGGCCATGGAGCAGCGCCTCGAGTTCCGCGACGCCACCGGACAGATGCTCGTGCTCGGTTCCGGGAGCGACCACGCGCCGGGACTGCTCCAGGAACTCCGCCACGTGGTCGGCCCCCATGAAGAGCAAGGCCGTCCCCCCGGGAGAGACCAGCCGGATGTACGTCCGCCGTTGTCCGTCGTGGTGCACGGTGTTCGGCCGGTCGCCCTCCTCTTCGCTCCATACCTGGACATCGCCCCTGCCCGCCCTGCCCCGGAGGCCTTCCAGCAGCAGCTCGCGCGCCAGCATCCACGAGGTGCCGGCCCCCCGCCCTGGGTCCTTGAACACCATCTCCACGGCGTAGGGATCCGAGGCCCTGTACGTCAGACGAGCGCTGAGCGGCCATGTCGAAGCATCCGCCGCCGGCCCGCACAGGTGCATGAGGATGCGCCCGCGGAGCACTTCCTCAGCGCCGTCACGTTCCCACCAGCTTCTGAGCGTGGACGGGCCCTCCGCCCGGGGTTCGAGGTCGGCCTTCCGGTCGGCGCTGGGCACTTCCCCCTTCCGATCGGCCTGCGCGGGGCCAGGCCGGCGCCACCATCGCTCGTCGCCGGTGCCCAGACCGATTGCTCTCCGAAAGGCAGCCAGCTTCCTCGATGTCCGCGTCCGCAGGAGCCCTTCCGAACCCGTGGACGAAGTCCTCGCCACGTCGGCTTCCTTCCACCACGGCACGACGGCAAGTCGCACATTCCAACTTCCCGACGCACCCAGCAGGGAGGCGAGCCGCTCGGAGCAGCCGGATTCGGCCGCGTCGGGAGAACTGACCGGCTGAACCACCCAGGGGTAACCGCGCAGGTCCCCGATCCGTGGGTCCCTCGAAGGCCATGCGTACGGAGCGACCGCGCGGGACCCGGGCCGTTCGGTATCCCGCCGCGCCACCTCACCGCCCTCTCCGGCAAACAGCAACTCCCGCAGGGCGAGTTCGATCCCGACGACCGCCCCGACTTCGAGGCCAGGACCGAACGCAGTAGCGATGTGCCACAGCAAGTCCTGCCGGATCTCCACCTCGCCTCCGTCCTCCCAGAAGACTGCCGATACAGCCGGAGACTCGGCGCGGGACAACTCGTCGGCCTGTCGCTTCCACCTCTGCCACGCAGGCCCCAGACGAGAGACCTCCGAGTACCCTGCGTCCGGCCCCTGTCCGCCCGCCCGGTCGGTCAGCAGGTCCCACAAGTCGGCCGGGTCCCCGCCCAGCCACCCGGCGCGGACCGGCTCACGGCCGACGATCAGCACCCTCTCGGGATCCCCGCCCCTACCCGCCGGACGCCGTTCCTCCTCCACCTCCGAAGCCACGGAACGCACCGCCGGTACCCCGGCCACCGGCGCGGATGCCGGCGACGCGGAGGCCGCCCGGCCGACACGGCGGTGCACGTCCTCCGGTACGGGTCCGGCCCGCAGCACGGCCTTCACCTGAGGCGCCCCGAGGCTGGAGGCTTCCATCAGGGCGTCGAAGTCGACATCGAAGGCCTCATCGAAGGCGTCCGTCACCATGAGTCCGTCGTCCAGGGACCCGTCACGTCGAAGGCTCACCGTGCTTCCCCCTCCTCCGGCCCGGGCCGGCGTACTCCGCTTTCGTTGATCGAGTTCCGCAGCCGGTGGGTGCGCCGCTCCAGGGCCTTTCGTGTCAGGCCCACTCGTGCCGCGGCTTCTTCCTGGGTGCACCCGGCGGCGTACAGGGCGAGTCCCTCACGGGTCTTGTCGTCCTTGGCCATCGACAGGATCTGCTGGATCTCGTCGTAGGTAGCGACGGCCTGACAGGGGTCGACGGCCCGTTGATCCGGGATCAAGGCCATCGGATCGATCCCGTCGTCCACTCCGGAGCGGCGCAGCTCGGCCTGCTCGACCCGCCTCCCGTCGTACCAGGCCTTGTACACGGGCCTGAAGGCACGGATCACTGCCCCCATGCAGTAGGTGGAGAGGCTCGCCCCGCCGGCCGGGTGCCAGCGGCCTTCGACCAGGCCGTAGTCGCGGAAGACCTTGATGCCGTTGATGACGCTGTCGGTGGCGATCTCAAAACGGTCGTCGGACAACCAGTCGGGGACGATCAGCCTGCGGGGCACGGGGCGTCCCACGGCGGCCGTCCGGCGGAAGACCTCACCGGAACCGCACCACTTGACCATGGTGGACCAGGTGTAGACGGTCAGGCGCTCGATGACCTTGTCGTAGCGCGGGCCCTCGAAGCCGTCCTTCCGGAGGACCTCGACGATCTTCGCGTCGTTCCGCAGGCGTTGCGCCCGCTGGGCCGCATTCTCCTCCGCGGCCGGATCGGATCCGCCCTCGGAGCCACCTTCGAATCCGCCCTCGAGACCGGGTCCCGACCGAGCCAGGAGGAGCGCGTCACGAACGGCGATTCCATCGCCTCCGAGCTCAGTCGGCAGCACATCCGCTCCCTTGCGTCCAGGTGCCCTTGGCGGTCCTTCTGCATTGCCTCACGCCCTACGTCTTAGGGAGCACCACCCCACCTCCCCCCGCACCCCGCCTGTGATTCAGTTCACAACCCGCCGGGCGGGGGAAGCAGGCGTTCCGGGGAGTTAGAGCTCCCACACCGGGCGTCAGCAGCCGCCGACGCCCTCCGCGTCACCCCTACTCCCCCATACTCCTACTCCCCACCTGGAGCCGAAGTTGTCCCAGAACAACACCCCACCGCCGCCCCTGCTCCCGCAGCGGTCGGCCGTGATCCTGCTGCTCGGCGTGCTGACCGCCGTCGCGGCGGTCGTACTCACCGTGCTGGCGGGTGGCTCCCTGGCCGCCGGGCTCCTCGCGGGTGGCGGCGCGTTCGCCGCGGGCGTGCTGTTCTTCAACACGATCGTCAGCTGACGGAACTCGTCCTCCCTCATCCCCTTCGCCCGCTCGCTCCTGAGCGGGCCGGACCTGGAGGGACGTCTCCTGCGGGACGTACTCGAACTACTCGAAGACCACCCGCATCAGGCAGCCGAAATCGTACGAGTACTTCTCGAAGAGGGTTCGCGGCGCCGTCGGTCGAAGTCCTGGTCGTTCGAACTGGGCGCAGTGGCACAGAGCGGGAGTGCCGATGTGGTGGGGGAGGTGGACTCGTGGTTCGAACGACTTGAGCCGGAGCCCGACACCTACGCAGACCTGATGCAGTGGTTCATGTACGAGGACCTGGCTCCCGAGGCCGTCCTCCGCATGGCCCGGAAAGCTCTGAACCACCCCGGCTGCGGCGACGTCGCATGCGCGAGCGCCGCCTCGGTGATCCTCGCCCAGCAGGGCGGCCCCGACGCCTGTGCGGAGGTCTTCGCCGCTCTGGAAGACCGCCTGTACGACGGCATGCCCCTGCGAGCCCGCCTCCTGCCCATGCTGGTGGACCACGACGAGGTCGCGCCCGTCATGGAACTGGGCGGCCGGCTGCTCTCCGACCCCTGCGTGACCGGCCCCGAACTGGAGTCGGTCGTCCGCGTCTGGCTGCGCGTCGGGGGCCGGACTGCCGCACA
This genomic interval from Streptomyces sp. NBC_00193 contains the following:
- a CDS encoding NUDIX domain-containing protein; translation: MTRNKIGQRALEAAMADASLTVVELDDASRWLAAAGPELAGPLAAEVWVFDETLSRVVLVKHRWRGLVPPGGRVEPGETPREAAGRELLEETGLRVELLREPALATVRSYRPGAPVTFGLSYAAVVDVEVPLVPEDGQPVTWVSLEEEWDSWFPGDPAWMHRHAAWLASQPLRSYGP
- a CDS encoding SsgA family sporulation/cell division regulator → MSLRRDGSLDDGLMVTDAFDEAFDVDFDALMEASSLGAPQVKAVLRAGPVPEDVHRRVGRAASASPASAPVAGVPAVRSVASEVEEERRPAGRGGDPERVLIVGREPVRAGWLGGDPADLWDLLTDRAGGQGPDAGYSEVSRLGPAWQRWKRQADELSRAESPAVSAVFWEDGGEVEIRQDLLWHIATAFGPGLEVGAVVGIELALRELLFAGEGGEVARRDTERPGSRAVAPYAWPSRDPRIGDLRGYPWVVQPVSSPDAAESGCSERLASLLGASGSWNVRLAVVPWWKEADVARTSSTGSEGLLRTRTSRKLAAFRRAIGLGTGDERWWRRPGPAQADRKGEVPSADRKADLEPRAEGPSTLRSWWERDGAEEVLRGRILMHLCGPAADASTWPLSARLTYRASDPYAVEMVFKDPGRGAGTSWMLARELLLEGLRGRAGRGDVQVWSEEEGDRPNTVHHDGQRRTYIRLVSPGGTALLFMGADHVAEFLEQSRRVVAPGTEHEHLSGGVAELEALLHGRVSPKAGEGAPRARGDDPRSSRSRGIAAVWSPRMQG